In one Nicotiana sylvestris chromosome 8, ASM39365v2, whole genome shotgun sequence genomic region, the following are encoded:
- the LOC104228800 gene encoding uncharacterized protein isoform X1, which translates to MSTYAEDFSQFGISVEEKDKLVAEVIRYVLFKSEQNSGCPIKREDLTQLITGKNYRQRNLPAFVINEAKLKLSSIFGFEMRELQRSRSSTQNARSSQQVAADAKSYILISQLPKEVYEACVQDENKSHVTGLTFVVISIVHLAGGKITEENLWHQLRRLGLSETDESHPVLGNLKLALEALVQQRYLHKEKVNGPEGNTIFYELAERALDGPINDGMKEYISKIVNKDIASVDC; encoded by the exons ATGTCCACTTATGCAGAAGATTTCTCTCAATTTGGTATTTCAGTAGAG GAAAAAGACAAACTTGTAGCAGAGGTGATTCGTTATGTATTATTCAAAAGTGAACAAAATTCAGGGTGTCCTATAAAGAGGGAGGATTTAACACAATTGATTACTGGCAAGAATTACCGTCAAAGAAATTTACCTGCTTTTGTTATTAATGAAGCAAAATTGAAGCTTTCCTCCATTTTTGGCTTTGAAATGAGGGAACTTCAGCGCTCTCGTTCGTCTACTCAAAATGCTCGCTCCTCTCAGCAAG TGGCAGCTGATGCGAAGTCGTATATCCTCATAAGTCAGCTACCCAAAGAAGTATACGAGGCATGTGTGCAGGATGAAAATAAATCACATGTCACTGGTCTTACTTTTGTGGTTATTAGCATTGTGCATCTTGCTGGAGGCAAAATTACTGAAG aaaatctttggCATCAGTTGAGAAGGCTGGGATTGTCTGAAACTGATGAAAGCCATCCTGTTCTTGGAAACCTCAAACTGGCATTGGAAGCACTTGTTCAACAAAG ATATTTGCACAAAGAGAAGGTGAATGGTCCTGAAGGTAATACAATATTTTATGAACTTGCTGAGAGGGCACTAGACGGGCCAATTAATGATGGAATGAAAGAGTATATATCAAAG
- the LOC104228800 gene encoding uncharacterized protein isoform X2 has protein sequence MSTYAEDFSQFGISVEEKDKLVAEVIRYVLFKSEQNSGCPIKREDLTQLITGKNYRQRNLPAFVINEAKLKLSSIFGFEMRELQRSRSSTQNARSSQQADAKSYILISQLPKEVYEACVQDENKSHVTGLTFVVISIVHLAGGKITEENLWHQLRRLGLSETDESHPVLGNLKLALEALVQQRYLHKEKVNGPEGNTIFYELAERALDGPINDGMKEYISKIVNKDIASVDC, from the exons ATGTCCACTTATGCAGAAGATTTCTCTCAATTTGGTATTTCAGTAGAG GAAAAAGACAAACTTGTAGCAGAGGTGATTCGTTATGTATTATTCAAAAGTGAACAAAATTCAGGGTGTCCTATAAAGAGGGAGGATTTAACACAATTGATTACTGGCAAGAATTACCGTCAAAGAAATTTACCTGCTTTTGTTATTAATGAAGCAAAATTGAAGCTTTCCTCCATTTTTGGCTTTGAAATGAGGGAACTTCAGCGCTCTCGTTCGTCTACTCAAAATGCTCGCTCCTCTCAGCAAG CTGATGCGAAGTCGTATATCCTCATAAGTCAGCTACCCAAAGAAGTATACGAGGCATGTGTGCAGGATGAAAATAAATCACATGTCACTGGTCTTACTTTTGTGGTTATTAGCATTGTGCATCTTGCTGGAGGCAAAATTACTGAAG aaaatctttggCATCAGTTGAGAAGGCTGGGATTGTCTGAAACTGATGAAAGCCATCCTGTTCTTGGAAACCTCAAACTGGCATTGGAAGCACTTGTTCAACAAAG ATATTTGCACAAAGAGAAGGTGAATGGTCCTGAAGGTAATACAATATTTTATGAACTTGCTGAGAGGGCACTAGACGGGCCAATTAATGATGGAATGAAAGAGTATATATCAAAG